One part of the Coregonus clupeaformis isolate EN_2021a unplaced genomic scaffold, ASM2061545v1 scaf0385, whole genome shotgun sequence genome encodes these proteins:
- the LOC121548252 gene encoding cytochrome b-245 light chain-like, whose amino-acid sequence MGKIEWAMWANEQALAAGLILLTGGIVGVAGQFRDWEFAAYAIAAGVFVCLLEYPRGKRNKGTSVERTGQYCFTVCVKSFGPLTRNYYVRAFLHAAICVPGGFILATVLGCVCLGIASLIYLAAAIRGEQWEPIMPRMESARKPVAESIKLPPQNPPPRPPAEMRRKRAEDLEAAAYVNPIAVTANDD is encoded by the exons ATGGGGAAAATAGAATGGGCTATGTGGGCCAATGAACAGGCTCTGGCGGCGGGTCTCA TTCTTCTTACTGGTGGCATAGTGGGGGTGGCCGGCCAGTTCAGGGACTGGGAGTTTGCTGCTTATGCTAT AGCTGCAGGGGTCTTTGTCTGTCTACTAGAGTACCCAAGGGGCAAGAGGAACAAGGGCACCAGCGTAGAAAGGAC GGGTCAGTACTGCTTCACTGTCTGTGTGAAGTCATTCGGCCCACTGACCAGGAACTACTATGTCAGAGCGTTTCTACATGCAGC gATCTGCGTTCCTGGTGGTTTCATCCTTGCAACTGTCCTTGGCTGTGTCTGCCTCGGCATAGCTAGCCTCATCTACCTTGCG GCGGCCATCCGAGGGGAGCAGTGGGAGCCCATCATGCCCAGGATGGAGAGTGCCCGTAAGCCGGtggcagagagcatcaagctccCTCCCCAGAACCCTCCACCACGCCCACCCGCTGAGATGCGCAGGAAACGGGCAGAGGACCTGGAGGCGGCTGCCTATGTCAACCCCATCGCTGTCACTGCCAACGATGACTAG
- the LOC121548251 gene encoding transcription factor 25: protein MSSRALRRLKGKKRGQEALDLGELVPGEGPEPEEKAADVEEEEEELDEAILQPAKSSSRKTKKNKNNLSNIYELICDAENEAEKATTDEDTVKPEEQNGDEGKEKSNSGETEKRDAQPETGAAKPESGDKASKKKKKKKKKKKNTTVDKLEVAGDDIDALLESIEQSNGLTLQNEGCGGSDNRPVLYVEHRNLNPETELKRYFGARAVLGDQRPRQRQRQFHRSTWMTIPKDTWPRFSRPGISMTLLESRDGLQYFTFEHSRDYQQIQFKFLDSVESMDPNNIVALLQMNPYHIDSLLQLSDVCRIQEDQEMARDLIERALYSFECAFHPVCSLTSGTSRLDYLRPENRAFYLAVYKHMMFLERRGCPRTALEYCRLILSLDPDNDPLCMLLLIDFLSLRSREYNFLLRLYQDWEVHRNLSQLPNFAFSVALSHFHLSQEDQTESDERERLKHKADLLLQNALIMFPGVLMPLLDLCTVQPDAAVSSHAFFGPRSQLGQSPALAELVSLYVGRTHTLWREGGVLLWLEECVREVLRRVDTKDPLVEDCQNKRKQRYQSAPLNIHRHVILSEIKEATSTLPLEVTTQPVMGFDPLPPLDSVTSYTRPERQSVGASNESTLSLFFRSLLPNFNLQGEPMPQDDLEVAQAGRELNQEVNRLMVAMRDMLANIQFQEPPRDDNPDRDEGEWD, encoded by the exons ATGTCGAGCCGTGCTCTGAGGAGGTTGAAGGGGAAAAAGCGGGGGCAGGAGGCCCTGGACCTCGGAGAGCTAGTCCCAGGTGAAGGGCCAGAGCCAGAGGAGAAGGCTGCGGATgttgaggaggaagaagaggaactGGATGAAGCTATTCTCCAGCCTGCTAAGAGCAGCAGCAGAAAAACAAAGAAGAATAAGAACAACTTGAGCAACATTTACGAACTG ATATGTGACGCAGAGAATGAAGCAGAGAAAGCTACGACTGATGAAGACACAGTGAAGCCAGAAGAACAGAATGGTGATGAAGGCAAGGAGAAGAGCAACAGtggggaaacagagaagagagatgCACAGCCTGAGACAGGTGCTGCGAAG CCTGAGTCCGGAGATAAAGCGAgcaagaaaaagaagaagaagaagaagaagaagaagaacactaCAGTAGATAAACTG GAGGTAGCTGGGGATGACATTGATGCGTTGCTGGAGAGCATAGAGCAGTCTAATGGACTGACCCTGCAGAATGAGGGCTGTGGAGGCTCAGACAACAGGCCTGTACTCTACGTGGAACACAG GAACCTGAATCCTGAGACAGAGTTGAAGAGATACTTTGGAGCTCGAGCAGTTCTTGGAGATCAAAG ACCtcgtcagagacagagacagttccATCGCAGCACCTGGATGACCATCCCTAAAGACACCTGGCCACGCTTCAGTCGCCCAG GTATCTCAATGACCCTACTGGAGTCCAGGGATGGTCTACAGTACTTCACCTTCGAACACAGCCGGGACTACCAGCAGATCCAGTTCAAGTTCCTGGACTCAGTGGAGTCCATGGATCCCAACAACATTGTG GCCCTGCTCCAGATGAACCCCTACCACATTGACTCCCTGCTGCAGCTTTCTGATGTCTGCCGCATACAGGAGGACCAGGAGATGGCCAGGGACCTCATCG AGCGCGCCCTGTACAGCTTTGAGTGTGCCTTCCACCCTGTGTGCAGCCTGACGTCAGGAACCAGCAGACTGGACTACCTGCGACCAGAAAACAG GGCGTTCTACTTGGCTGTTTATAAGCACATGATGTTCCTGGAGAGGAGGGGATGCCCCCGGACAGCCCTGGAGTACTGCAGACTCATCCTGAG TCTGGACCCAGACAACGATCCCCTCTGTATGCTACTGCTCATTGACTTCCTATCCCTTCGCTCACGAGAGTACAACTTCCTCCTCCGGCTATACCAGGATTGGGAG gTGCACAGGAACCTGTCCCAGTTGCCAAACTTTGCCTTTTCTGTGGCTCTGAGCCACTTCCACCTGAGTCAGGAGGATCAGACTGAgtcagatgagagggagaggctCAAACACAAGGCTGACCTGCTGCTGCAGAACGCTCTCATCATGTTCCCTGGAG TGTTGATGCCTCTGTTGGACCTGTGCACAGTGCAGCCTGACGCTGCTGTATCGTCTCATGCCTTCTTTGGACCCAGAAGCCAGTTGGG gcAGTCTCCTGCCCTGGCTGAGCTGGTGTCTCTGTACGTGGGGCGGACTCACAccctgtggagggagggaggtgtccTACTGTGGCTGGAGGAGTGTGTGAGGGAAGTGTTACGACGAGTCGACACTAAGGACCCTCTGGTGGAGGACTGCCAAAACAA GAGGAAGCAGAGGTACCAGAGTGCCCCCCTGAACATCCATCGCCACGTCATCCTGTCTGAGATCAAAGAGGCCACCTCCACTCTACCGCTG GAGGTGACCACTCAGCCGGTGATGGGGTTCGATCCTCTCCCCCCGCTGGACTCAGTGACCTCATACACCCGGCCTGAGAG GCAGAGTGTGGGAGCCTCCAATGAGAGCACCCTGTCGCTGTTCTTCCGCTCTCTGTTGCCAAACTTCAACCTGCAG GGTGAGCCGATGCCGCAGGATGACCTGGAAGTAGCTCAAGCGGGTCGGGAGCTGAACCAGGAAGTAAATCGTCTGATGGTGGCCATGAGGGACATGCTGGCCAACATCCAGTTTCAGGAGCCACCTAGAGATGACAACCCTGACAGAGACGAGGGGGAGTGGGACTGA